The Acidimicrobiales bacterium region AGCTCGGCCAGCTCCCGGGGCAGCGCCCGCTTCTTGCGCTTGGAGCGGTCGAGGAAAGCCAGCATCCGGCGGACGTAGAGCCGGCGCAGAAACGGCACGCGCACGATCCCACGGGTGATGGTCGCCCGCACGCCCTTGGGTCGGTCACTCGCCATCCCCTTCTTCTAGTCGATCCGCGAGACTGACGACCCATGACGACCCTTCCGGACCGCCCGAGGATCCCCCCGCTCGACCCCGCCGATCGCGACGAGACGGCGCGGGCCCTGCTCGAGGGCACCGGCGCCGTCGGCTCCGAGCTCAACGTGTTCACCACGCTCGTCCGCCACCCCAAGCTCTTTCGCCGCTGGTCGGCGTTCGGCGGCGCCCTCCTGCTGGCCGGCAGCCTGCCCCCTCGGGACCGCGAGCTGCTCATCCTGCGCGCCGCGTGGAACAACCGCTGCGACTACGAGTGGGGCCAGCACGTGCGCATCGCCCGCGATGCGGGCCTCGATGCCGAGATCGATCGCGTGATCGAGGGGCCCACGGCGCCGGGGCTGACCCCGTTCGACGCCACCCTCCTCGACGCCGCCGACGAGCTCCACCGGGACTCCGTCATCAGCGAGGGCACCTGGGCCCGGCTGCGGGAGCG contains the following coding sequences:
- a CDS encoding carboxymuconolactone decarboxylase family protein, with amino-acid sequence MTTLPDRPRIPPLDPADRDETARALLEGTGAVGSELNVFTTLVRHPKLFRRWSAFGGALLLAGSLPPRDRELLILRAAWNNRCDYEWGQHVRIARDAGLDAEIDRVIEGPTAPGLTPFDATLLDAADELHRDSVISEGTWARLRERYDEHQLIEVPMVVGHYTLLGYTLNSLGVQREKGVDGFPTSGNVPPTAKVTNK